In Fusarium oxysporum f. sp. lycopersici 4287 supercont2.49 genomic scaffold, whole genome shotgun sequence, a single genomic region encodes these proteins:
- a CDS encoding uncharacterized protein (At least one base has a quality score < 10): MASRVPPDGVFVPVPTFFKDKPRAPDLQPAVDVATQASHSVYLAESGITGLVLMGSTGEAIHMSSAERVDLISGVRKALDEAGYKDYPIMAGVLVNSVDETLEWLRGAQQAGAQWGLVLAPGYFGGAVTQDNLVEWFSLVADNSPLPILLYNYPGVTNNLTISIDSYVKLAQHPNIVGCKMSHGNVSHHLQLSLSPQRCPFQVPCLLRLWPTARSCRYVQCCWRHRWSRSHFPKDGSSPVFAHGQTTTGRISPGRSAEAAMESIYG, translated from the exons ATGGCGTCTCGCGTTCCTCCCGACGGCGTCTTCGTGCCCGTGCCGACATTCTTCAAGGATAAGCCCCGAGCTCCCGACTTACAGCCTGCCGTCGACGTAGCCACGCAGGCCAGCCATAGTGTGTACCTCGCCGAGTCGGGCATCACGGGCTTGGTGCTCATGGGCTCCACAGGCGAGGCCATTCACATGTCGAGCGCCGAACGTGTCGACCTGATCTCGGGTGTACGTAAGGCTCTCGACGAGGCAGGGTACAAAGACTACCCGATTATGGCGGGAGTGCTCGTCAACAGTGTTGATGAGACGCTGGAGTGGCTTCGCGGTGCTCAGCAGGCGGGAGCCCAGTGGGGACTTGTGCTTGCGCCAGGCTACTTTGGCGGTGCCGTAACACAGGATAACTTAGTTGAGTGGTTCAGTTTAGTCGCTGACAATAGTCCTCTGCCAATACTACT TTACAATTATCCGGGCGTAACGAATAACTTGACAATTAGCATTGACAGCTATGTCAAGTTGGCACAGCATCCTAATATTGTTGGGTGCAAGAT GTCCCATGGAAACGTTtcccaccatcttcaactatCCCTTTCACCCCAACGTTGCCCATTTCAAGTTCCGTGTCTTCTCCGGCTTTGGCCAACAGCTCGGTCCTGTCGTTACGTTCAATGCTGCTGGCGTCATCGATGGTCTCGCAGCCATTTTCCCAAAGACGGTAGCTCGCCTGTTTTCGCTCACGGCCAAACGACCACTGGACGGATCAGCCCTGGAAGAAGTGCAGAGGCTGCAATGGAAAGTATCTACGGCTGA
- a CDS encoding murein transglycosylase, translated as MKGSLVFLAGLFAPFALAQSLCDQYSYYANGGYEFNNNRWGQSSGSGSQCTYIDWSNSNGAGWHVDWSWSGGQDNVKAYPNSALQIGTKRIVSSISNMQSAAAWSYSGTNVRANVAYDLFTAADPNHVTYSGDYELMIWLARYGNVQPIGSKQTTVNIEGRSWELWVGMNGSMKVFSFVASSPVNSFNSDVKQFFNYLANSQGYPASKQYLLTFQFGTEPFTGSNAKLTVTNFNAHVN; from the exons ATGAAGGGctctcttgtcttcctcgCCGGGCTTTTCGCCCCATTCGCCCTTGCTCAGTCTCTCTGCGACCAATACTCCTACTACGCCAACGGCGGCTACGAGTTCAACAACAACCGCTGGGGTCAGagttctggctctggctctcaGTGCACTTACATCGACTGGTCCAACAGCAACGGCGCCGGATGGCACGTTGACTGGTCCTGGTCCGGCGGCCAGGACAACGTCAAGGCGTACCCCAACTCTGCTCTCCAGATTGGCACCAAGCGCATCGTCAGCTCCATCAGCAACATGCagtctgctgctgcttggTCCTACAGCGGTACCAACGTTCGCGCCAACGTTGCCTACGATCTCTTCACGGCTGCCGACCCCAACCATGTTACCTACAGTGGTGACTATGAGCTTATGATCTG GCTCGCCCGATATGGCAACGTCCAGCCTATTGGATCTAAGCAGACCACCGTCAACATTGAGGGACGCAGCTGGGAGCTCTGGGTGGGCATGAACGGAAGCATGAAGGTCTTCAGCTTCGTCGCCTCCAGCCCTGTCAATAGCTTCAACTCTGATGTCAAGCAATTCTTCAACTACCTCGCCAACAGCCAGGGATACCCCGCCAGCAAGCAGTATCTCCTCA CCTTCCAATTCGGTACCGAGCCTTTCAC TGGAAGCAATGCTAAGCTCACTGTCACCAACTTCAATGCTCACGTCAACTAA
- a CDS encoding galactonate dehydratase translates to MGKIASIEYFRVPPRWLFVKITDDTGAFGWGEASLEGHTNAVEGCLDAWSERYTGLDADDIENIWQLSWRGGFYRGGPVFMSALSGIDIALWDLKARKLNVPIYQLLGGKVRNKIRVYAWIGGDRPNAVEAQAQARKDQGFLAVKMNGTADTAWLDSPSVFKEVIARVQAVKEFGLDAAVDFHGRVHKPMAKRLVKALEPYEPLFIEEPLLSENITGIKQLSELTTVPIALGERLYSRWDVRPFLENGSVDILQPDICHVGGISEMRRIGAAAETYDVGLAPHCPLGPIALAANIQVDTTLPNFAIQEMGIGMHYNNGGHDITSYIANPEVWDVREGHIDILTGPGLGIEINEEEVRRLSEDAKSWPVPEFRGPCGELREW, encoded by the exons ATGGGTAAGATTGCATCGATCGAGTATTTCCGTGTTCCGCCTCGATGGCTGTTCGTCAAAATCACAGACGATACTGGTGCCTTTGGATGGGGTGAGGCTTCTCTCGAAGGTCACACCAATGCGGTTGAAGGCTGCCTTGATGCCTGGTCTGAGAGATACACGGGTCTTGACGCTGA CGATATTGAAAACATCTGGCAACTGTCTTGGCGCGGTGGGTTTTACCGCGGAGGCCCGGTATTTATGAGCGCCTTGTCTGGCATTGACATTGCGCTCTGGGATTTGAAAG CGAGGAAGCTCAATGTACCAATATACCAGCTACTGGGTGGCAAGGTCAGGAACAAGATCCGCGTCTACGCTTGGATCGGTGGTGACAGGCCGAACGCTGTAGAGGCTCAAGC TCAAGCCCGCAAGGACCAAGGGTTTCTAGCAGTTAAAATGAATGGCACAGCAGATACGGCGTGGCTGGACTCACCTTCGGTCTTTAAGGAAGTCATTGCTCGAGTCCAGGCAGTCAAGGAATTTGGATTGGATGCCGCGGTTGACTTCCATGGCCGTGTCCACAAACCGATGGCCAAACGCCTTGTCAAAGCTCTGGAACCATATGAGCCACTGTTTATCGAAGAACCTCTTCTCTCAGAGAACATCACCGGTATCAAGCAGCTGTCTGAACTGACAACTGTCCCAATTGCTCTGGGGGAGCGACTCTACAGTCGATGGGACGTCAGACCCTTCCTCGAGAATGGTTCAGTGGATATCTTGCAGCCAGATATATGCCACGTTGGAGGAATCTCAGAGATGAGGCGTATTGGAGCCGCGGCTGAGACATATGATGTCGGCCTTGCTCCTCATTGTCCCCTGGGCCCTATTGCTCTGGCAGCAAATATACAGGTAGATACAACACTGCCCAACTTTGCTATCCAGGAAATGGGTATCGGTATGCACTATAATAATGGGGGGCATGATATCACCAGTTACATCGCAAATCCCGAAGTCTGGGATGTACGAGAGGGTCATATTGACATCTTGACCGGTCCAGGGCTAGGCATTGAGATCAACGAGGAGGAAGTCAGGCGACTATCTGAGGATGCAAAGAGCTGGCCTGTGCCTGAGTTTAGAGGACCTTGTGGGGAGCTTCGCGAGTGGTGA
- a CDS encoding uncharacterized protein (At least one base has a quality score < 10) — translation MTTSAKDQSLQHPHLRRDDNGSHLIVNGRPFLMLAGELHNSSLSSARYMAEVWPAMKEQAINTLLGAISWEQIEPVEGEFDFAELDKVIVDAREQGMHLILLWFGTYKNALSTYVPSWVKTDSKRFPRVRSIEAGGNRKILDIITPLSVECAEADAKAFGTLMSHIRELDEAYSTVLMVQVQNESGMLGDSRDRSPIAEAAFKEPVPEELLHLDSAISRSFITSAVVAGGSGPGVYPSGGPCAHVSDIWEFNAPSLDFLAPDLYMQDYETICRDYTAKGNPLFIPEQRRDGEGGRRMWLAYGTYGALGVSPFGIDTGAEAIGREYKVLTKVKDFILSALPANRFGFFFDEVEIAARVDKPWVRVFGDIEVSVERAFTFGKPGPAGGLIIRLADRKFIVVGYGFQARFKGLAKGVTFTGLQNVKEMESDQEGKLHVLRTFNGDETRGGEAVVMPNEEPDYGDFPIATTIPARTGIAQVEVYTLTEDA, via the exons ATGACTACCAGCGCCAAAGATCAGTCTTTGCAGCATCCTCATCTCCGACGCGATGACAATGGTAGTCATCTAATCGTTAATGGAAGGCCTTTCCTTATGCTCGCCGGCGAGTTACACAACTCTTCTCTCAGTTCAGCCCGCTACATGGCCGAGGTATGGCCAGCCATGAAAGAACAAGCTATCAACACATTGCTTGGTGCTATTTCCTGGGAGCAGATTGAGCCAGTCGAGggcgaatttgattttgCAGAGctagacaaggtcattgtcGACGCCCGGGAGCAAGGTATGCACCTTATACTCTTGTGGTTTGGTACGTACAAGAACGCTCTCAGCACCTACGTCCCTTCGTGGGTGAAAACAGACTCAAAACGCTTCCCCCGAGTACGCAGCATCGAGGCAGGCGGCAACCGAAAGATTCTCGATATCATAACGCCTTTATCTGTTGAGTGTGCTGAGGCCGATGCAAAGGCTTTTGGCACACTAATGTCCCACATTAGggagcttgatgaagcctACTCCACGGTACTGATGGTCCAAGTTCAAAACGAGTCAGGGATGCTCGGAGACTCCAGAGATAGATCTCCCATAGCTGAGGCAGCTTTTAAGGAACCAGTTCCGGAAGAGCTACTCC ATCTAGATTCTGCCATATCCCGTTCCTTTATTACTTCGGCCGTCGTAGCCGGCGGCTCCGGACCGGGCGTTTACCCTTCTGGTGGGCCTTGCGCCCATGTTTCCGATATCTGGGAATTTAATGCACCTTCGTTGGATTTTCTCGCGCCGGATCTCTATATGCAGGATTACGAGACGATCTGTAGAGATTACACGGCTAAGGGCAATCCGCTCTTCATTCCTGAGCAGAGACGGGACGGGGAAGGTGGTCGCAGGATGTGGCTAGCTTACGGAACATATGGCGCCCTCGGCGTGAGTCCATTCGGCATTGATACCGGAGCTGAAGCCATTGGTAGGGAGTACAAGGTCCTAACCAAGGTTAAAGACTTTATCTTGAGTGCCTTACCTGCTAACCGGTTTGGATTCTTCTTTGACGAGGTTGAAATAGCGGCTAGGGTCGATAAGCCATGGGTCAGGGTATTCGGAGACATTGAGGTCAGTGTGGAGCGAGCTTTTACCTTTGGCAAGCCAGGCCCCGCCGGAGGCCTCATTATCAGGTTGGCTGATCGTAAGTTCATTGTCGTCGGATACGGCTTCCAGGCCCGCTTCAAGGGTTTGGCAAAGGGGGTTACTTTCACCGGTCTCCAGAATGTCAAGGAGATGGAAAGTGACCAGGAGGGAAAGCTCCATGTCCTGCGCACGTTCAACGGTGATGAGACAAGAGGGGGCGAGGCCGTGGTCATGCCAAATGAGGAGCCTGACTATGGTGATTTCCCTATTGCGACTACGATACCGGCTCGTACCGGCATTGCACAAGTTGAAGTGTATACCCTGACAGAGGATGCTTAA